Genomic segment of Deltaproteobacteria bacterium:
GATATCGCGCAGCGCGAAGAAGGCCTTCTTCGTCTTCGACTGCGAGACCTCGAAGATGAGGCGCTCGGCGTCGTCGATGTAGTCGTCCACCGACTCCACGCCCTCGTAGCCGCGCCCCACTATCTCGGTGGCCGAGGCGATGATGCGGCGCACCAAGGCCCTGTCCTTCACTATCTTGGCGTAGTAGGAGATGTTGGCGGCCGTGGGCGTGGACTCTACGACGTCGGCCATGTAGGAGATGCCGCCCACGGGGTCGAGGGCGTCGGAGTCCTTGAAGGCGTCGGCCAGGGTGACGATGTCCACGGGCATCCCCTTTTCCGAGAGGCCGACCATGGTGCGGAAGATGAGCCCGTGCACGTCGTTGTAGAAGTCCGAGCCGTCGGGCGCGAGTATCTCCATCGCCTTGTTTATGGCGTTCTTTTCGAGGAGCACGGCGCCGAGCACCGACTGCTCGGCCTCCATGTTGTGCGGAGGGACCCGCTGGAGCCCCTCCTCGCCGACGACACCGGCGCTTGCTTGTCTCGCCATGAGGAGACTCCCTTTTGCGTTGCGGGGGATTTGGCTGCGGTGAAAAGAATCGGCGGCGGACCTGCGAAGCGGTCCGCCGCCGGTGGAGTCCTGCGGTGCGGGCGGCGGTTACTCTTCCCTCGAGACCGTCACCTTGAGCCGGGCCGTCACGTCGTGGTGGAGCCTTACGCCGACCGTGTACTCGCCGATGGCCTTTATGGGCTCGTCGAGCTGTATCCTCTTGCGTTCGATCTCGAAGCCCCTTTCCCGGAGGGCCGACTCGATGTCCATGGTCGTCACCGAGCCGAAGGTCCTGTCGTCCTCTCCGGCGCGGCGTCTGAACTCGAGGCCCTGTTCCTCGAGGGCGGCGGCCAGGGTCTCGGCGTCGGTCCTCAGCTTACTGGCCTTTCTGAGCAGCGACTCCTTCTCGGCCTCGAACTGGTTGCGGTTCGCCCTCGTGGCCTGCACGGCCAGTCCCTTGGGTATGAGGTAGTTGCGGGCGTAGCCCGGCGCCACCTTCACAACGTCGCCGAGGTCTCCGAGCGACGGTATCCTTTCCTTGAGGATTATCTCCATTGTGAGTCGTCTCCCTCGAATCGTCGGTTTATATGCTCGTCGTCGTAAATGGCAGGATGGCGATGTTGCGCGCCCGTTTTATGGCCTGGCTCACCTTGCGCTGGTGTGCGGCGCAGTTGCCGCTCACCCTGCGGGGCGTTA
This window contains:
- a CDS encoding 50S ribosomal protein L9; the encoded protein is MEIILKERIPSLGDLGDVVKVAPGYARNYLIPKGLAVQATRANRNQFEAEKESLLRKASKLRTDAETLAAALEEQGLEFRRRAGEDDRTFGSVTTMDIESALRERGFEIERKRIQLDEPIKAIGEYTVGVRLHHDVTARLKVTVSREE